In Labrus bergylta chromosome 11, fLabBer1.1, whole genome shotgun sequence, one genomic interval encodes:
- the zgc:112083 gene encoding histone H4 transcription factor has protein sequence MMTTKRLDNFEVVCEWGGCNFKGHTMEELSDHMSLHLKDYLGDNDALEDLDEYACLWTGCEFLSMGSPTELEFHAYFHNYHGKLKFIGSQLLKSRPDLPSCNQGLHSNNLVPEGSEGYVCQWENCDSTFNNPEWFYRHVDNHVESAEPESLPQQQQALFCHWTGCDAYFKIKYRLREHMRSHTQERLVACPTCGSMFSSNTKLFDHLHRQAEPIESLVCEHCGKAFSSERLLRDHVRQHVNQVKCPFCDMTCTTLAALKIHIRFRHCDERPYPCDFCDKRFKNQRDLQKHTEVHNEGTVYHCTVEGCDYSCHTFPTMSHHFKRVHEVGGMSKYKCHICDKVFSWCYTLTLHLRKKHELKWPSGHSRFRYRKDVDGFLKVNMVRFETVEVTKEIMKNMAKKPQSLRKSQRTSSRNKRAEVTLESGRSSPAGSSSPSSSSSSSYSSELSGGEDVSSQPSPRGSDSPVYCVMSTIPHIEEEPGGLSQEDCDGGGTSGAVQALTEVARGLGMDVV, from the exons ATGATGACGACTAAGAGGCTGGATAATTTCGAGGTGGTGTGTGAGTGGGGAGGATGCAACTTCAAGGGACACACCATGGAGGAGCTGAGCGATCACATGTCCCTGCATTTAAAGGACTACCTTGGAGACAACGATGCCTTAGAGGACTTGG ACGAGTACGCCTGTCTCTGGACTGGTTGTGAATTTCTATCCATGGGTAGCCCCACAGAGCTGGAGTTCCACGCGTACTTCCACAACTACCACGGCAAGCTCAAGTTCATCGGCTCTCAGCTGCTCAAGTCCCGTCCTGACCTGCCCAGCTGCAACCAAGGCCTGCACAGCAACAACCTGGTTCCCGAAGGGTCGGAGGGATACGTTTGCCAGTGGGAGAACTGTGAT AGCACATTTAACAACCCAGAGTGGTTCTACAGACATGTGGACAATCATGTTGAGAGTGCTGAGCCAGAGTCTCTCCCACAGCAACAGCAGGCTCTCTTCTGCCACTGGACAG GCTGTGATGCTTACTTCAAGATCAAATACCGTTTGAGGGAACACATGCGGAGTCACACTCAGGAGCGACTCGTAGCCTGTCCAACATGTGGCAGCATGTTCTCCAGTAACACCAAGCTGTTCGACCACCTTCACAGGCAGGCCGAACCTATAG AGTCGCTGGTTTGTGAACATTGTGGCAAAGCTTTTTCCAGCGAGAGGCTTTTGAGGGATCATGTTCGTCAGCATG TGAATCAGGTGAAGTGTCCCTTCTGTGACATGACCTGCACCACTCTGGCAGCTCTGAAGATCCACATCCGGTTCCGTCACTGCGACGAGCGACCCTATCCGTGTGACTTCTGTGACAAGAG atTTAAGAACCAGCGCGATCTACAGAAGCACACAGAGGTTCACAATGAGGGCACAGTGTATCACTGTACGGTGGAGGGATGCGATTATTCTTGTCACACATTCCCAACCATGAGCCACCATTTCAAGAGAGTGCATGAG GTTGGAGGCATGTCCAAGTATAAGTGCCATATCTGTGATAAGGTCTTCTCCTGGTGTTACACTCTCACTCTACACCTTCGCAAGAAGCACGAGCTGAAATGGCCTTCTGGACATTCCCGCTTCAG ATACAGAAAGGATGTGGACGGCTTCCTAAAAGTAAACATGGTGCGCTTCGAGACAGTCGAAGTGACGAAGGAGATCATGAAGAACATGGCCAAGAAGCCGCAGAGCCTTCGGAAAAGTCAGAGAACCAGCAGCCGGAACAAGAGGGCGGAGGTCACGCTGGAGAGCGGACGCAGCTCTCCTGCAGGatcctcctcgccctcctccagctcctcctcctcgtacTCTTCTGAGCTCTCCGGAGGTGAAGACGTTTCTTCTCAGCCCAGCCCCAGAGGCAGCGACTCCCCGGTCTACTGCGTCATGAGCACCATCCCTCACATCGAGGAGGAGCCTGGAGGACTGTCCCAGGAGGACTGTGATGGTGGTGGGACATCTGGAGCAGTCCAGGCCCTAACCGAGGTGGCAAGAGGCCTTGGTATGGACGTGGTGTAA
- the map6b gene encoding microtubule-associated protein 6 homolog isoform X2: protein MAWPCITRACCINRFWTELDKGDIAVPLVFTKYSDVADVQHFPHHPQPRLKRAGAIAIETEPHPGGEQQEAGKAPPATGAAAGKDGSSASVMRQDFKAWRVRPEPSCKPRNEFQRSQAPFNNETQYQKDYKPWPIPKKHDHPWIPKPSPTTTTGVPERSAGSGKMEHAEAESGVEKSEIEEKIQEKEAKELMMKKSEKREKSAERQTGEKTEGQVTADAMSAEQRKGRAAADALNKQIKEVMSTSSSYRTEFKAYKDVKPVKAIKAPSQYKPPVEESSRETSYSATYKGEQVKAQPNDNKVVERRRIRSLYSEPGKEPAKDFSETESSSVLNLL, encoded by the exons ATGGCATGGCCTTGCATCACGCGTGCTTGCTGCATCAACCGCTTTTGGACCGAGCTGGACAAAGGGGACATCGCGGTGCCTTTGGTTTTTACCAAATACTCGGATGTTGCCGACGTGCAGCATTTTCCCCATCATCCGCAGCCGAGGCTGAAGAGGGCCGGCGCCATTGCCATAGAAACCGAACCCCATCCCGGCGGCGAGCAGCAGGAGGCTGGGAAGGCACCGCCCGCGACGGGTGCCGCAGCAGGCAAAGATGGCTCTTCTGCATCCGTCATGCGCCAAGACTTCAAGGCGTGGAGAGTGCGCCCCGAACCCAGCTGCAAACCCAGAAACGAGTTCCAGCGCTCACAGGCCCCGTTTAACAACGAAACGCAGTATCAGAAGGACTACAAGCCCTGGCCTATACCCAAGAAGCACGACCACCCCTGGATCCCCAAACCaagccccaccaccaccactggTGTCCCAGAGCGGAGCGCAGGGAGCGGTAAGATGGAGCACGCCGAGGCCGAGAGCGGCGTGGAGAAAAGCGAGATCGAGGAGAAAATTCAGGAGAAAGAAGCAAAGGagttgatgatgaagaagagcgAGAAGAGGGAAAAGTCTGCGGAGAGACAAACTGGTGAGAAGACTGAGGGACAAGTTACCGCAGATGCAATGAGCGCCGAGCAGAGGAAAGGCAGAGCAGCTGCAGACGCTTTAAACAAGCAGATAAAAGAGGTCATGTCGACTTCTAGCAGCTAcag GACTGAGTTTAAAGCATATAAGGATGTGAAACCAGTGAAGGCCATTAAAGCTCCATCCCAGTATAAACCCCCAGTGGAGGAGAGCAGTCGGGAAACCAGCTACAGTGCCACATACAAGGGGGAGCAGGTGAAGGCTCAGCCCAACGACAACAAGGTGGTCGAGCGCAGGAGGATACGTAGCCTGTACAGTGAGCCCGGCAAGGAACCTGCCAAG GACTTCTCAGAGACTGAGAGCAGCTCTGTTCTAAATctgctgtag
- the map6b gene encoding microtubule-associated protein 6 homolog isoform X1, whose protein sequence is MAWPCITRACCINRFWTELDKGDIAVPLVFTKYSDVADVQHFPHHPQPRLKRAGAIAIETEPHPGGEQQEAGKAPPATGAAAGKDGSSASVMRQDFKAWRVRPEPSCKPRNEFQRSQAPFNNETQYQKDYKPWPIPKKHDHPWIPKPSPTTTTGVPERSAGSGKMEHAEAESGVEKSEIEEKIQEKEAKELMMKKSEKREKSAERQTGEKTEGQVTADAMSAEQRKGRAAADALNKQIKEVMSTSSSYRTEFKAYKDVKPVKAIKAPSQYKPPVEESSRETSYSATYKGEQVKAQPNDNKVVERRRIRSLYSEPGKEPAKVDKPVSRTKPKKTPTTTTGKMVKKSKEKVLASSQSAKKKPSLSAAEAKPEGVVTKKSKEISNRLAEAKQ, encoded by the exons ATGGCATGGCCTTGCATCACGCGTGCTTGCTGCATCAACCGCTTTTGGACCGAGCTGGACAAAGGGGACATCGCGGTGCCTTTGGTTTTTACCAAATACTCGGATGTTGCCGACGTGCAGCATTTTCCCCATCATCCGCAGCCGAGGCTGAAGAGGGCCGGCGCCATTGCCATAGAAACCGAACCCCATCCCGGCGGCGAGCAGCAGGAGGCTGGGAAGGCACCGCCCGCGACGGGTGCCGCAGCAGGCAAAGATGGCTCTTCTGCATCCGTCATGCGCCAAGACTTCAAGGCGTGGAGAGTGCGCCCCGAACCCAGCTGCAAACCCAGAAACGAGTTCCAGCGCTCACAGGCCCCGTTTAACAACGAAACGCAGTATCAGAAGGACTACAAGCCCTGGCCTATACCCAAGAAGCACGACCACCCCTGGATCCCCAAACCaagccccaccaccaccactggTGTCCCAGAGCGGAGCGCAGGGAGCGGTAAGATGGAGCACGCCGAGGCCGAGAGCGGCGTGGAGAAAAGCGAGATCGAGGAGAAAATTCAGGAGAAAGAAGCAAAGGagttgatgatgaagaagagcgAGAAGAGGGAAAAGTCTGCGGAGAGACAAACTGGTGAGAAGACTGAGGGACAAGTTACCGCAGATGCAATGAGCGCCGAGCAGAGGAAAGGCAGAGCAGCTGCAGACGCTTTAAACAAGCAGATAAAAGAGGTCATGTCGACTTCTAGCAGCTAcag GACTGAGTTTAAAGCATATAAGGATGTGAAACCAGTGAAGGCCATTAAAGCTCCATCCCAGTATAAACCCCCAGTGGAGGAGAGCAGTCGGGAAACCAGCTACAGTGCCACATACAAGGGGGAGCAGGTGAAGGCTCAGCCCAACGACAACAAGGTGGTCGAGCGCAGGAGGATACGTAGCCTGTACAGTGAGCCCGGCAAGGAACCTGCCAAG gtGGATAAACCAGTGTCTCGCACCAAACCAAAAAagacaccaacaacaacaacagggaaGATGGTGAAAAAATCGAAAGAGAAGGTGCTTGCTAGTTCCCAGTCAGCCAAGAAGAAACCATCTTTGAGCGCTGCAGAAGCCAAACCAGAGGGAGTTGTGACGAAGAAGAGCAAAGAGATCAGCAACAGACTGGCTGAAGCAAAGCAGTAA